One stretch of Clavibacter michiganensis DNA includes these proteins:
- a CDS encoding SIP domain-containing protein, giving the protein MAGSTRTRAAKGTKRQVLLVTDETGLAETQVALAALPLCTRGSVFVEVPDASVEVDLAHPPRMVVTVIAREGRGADGAPAEPMTAVARAVGAWASEMMVFSAPISDEHPVTEVSVLLGGHVGGHDDLLHLLATR; this is encoded by the coding sequence ATGGCCGGATCCACCCGCACGCGCGCCGCGAAGGGCACGAAGCGCCAGGTGCTGCTCGTCACCGACGAGACCGGCCTCGCCGAGACGCAGGTCGCGCTCGCCGCGCTTCCGCTGTGCACGCGCGGCAGCGTGTTCGTCGAGGTGCCGGACGCGTCCGTCGAGGTGGATCTCGCGCACCCGCCGCGCATGGTCGTCACCGTCATCGCGCGCGAGGGCCGCGGGGCTGACGGCGCGCCCGCCGAGCCGATGACCGCGGTCGCCCGGGCCGTCGGCGCGTGGGCCAGCGAGATGATGGTCTTCTCCGCGCCGATCTCCGACGAGCACCCGGTCACCGAGGTCAGCGTGCTGCTCGGCGGGCACGTCGGCGGCCACGACGACCTGCTGCACCTGCTCGCGACCCGCTGA
- a CDS encoding LuxR C-terminal-related transcriptional regulator: protein MPSRTHPADPAARPAAASADAVALLDGLHDALAAPLQEVAEALSALLRPVVAHRALVIFTEDCTGRPRKKAGEAEVVENVTIAELDRILASLADGSGDAADDVGSVWAVEHPVGGRPRTVAAWRADTGALLVLVDPVAAHDDVPAARELVRALWRSVAHGIRQQVAAAPPAYLAEARAVSSERARIVSELGDAHATTLESLLAVLRSSRTGDAAARQTAADLATNAMVELRAASDRDRSLGEEPVARAFARLRDDLRPLVRFRDLDVQFVEPPVDGRALPGEVAHAGRAIVRGAVLALVEQPDVTRVRIQWDCDGSNLLVGIRDDGAGATTADLDALRRLTDRVAALDGALDVTATPGWGSEIAVRLPLDAPAAGLDAAGEAGLSAREREVLALVAGGSRNRAIATTLGISENTVKFHVANLLRKMGASTRAELAGLVRG from the coding sequence ATGCCGTCCCGGACCCACCCCGCCGATCCCGCCGCCCGTCCCGCCGCCGCGTCCGCCGACGCCGTCGCGCTGCTCGACGGCCTGCACGACGCGCTCGCCGCCCCGCTGCAGGAGGTCGCGGAGGCGCTGTCCGCCCTGCTGCGACCGGTGGTCGCGCATCGCGCCCTCGTGATCTTCACGGAGGACTGCACGGGCCGCCCGCGCAAGAAGGCGGGCGAGGCGGAGGTCGTGGAGAACGTGACGATCGCCGAGCTCGACCGGATCCTCGCGAGCCTGGCCGACGGGTCCGGCGACGCGGCCGACGACGTCGGCTCCGTCTGGGCCGTCGAGCACCCCGTCGGCGGCCGTCCTCGCACGGTCGCCGCCTGGCGCGCCGACACGGGCGCGCTCCTCGTGCTCGTGGATCCCGTCGCCGCGCACGACGACGTGCCCGCCGCCCGCGAGCTGGTGCGCGCGCTGTGGCGCAGCGTCGCCCACGGGATCCGGCAGCAGGTCGCCGCGGCGCCGCCCGCCTACCTCGCCGAGGCGCGCGCCGTCTCGTCGGAGCGCGCCCGGATCGTGTCCGAGCTGGGCGACGCGCACGCCACCACGCTCGAGTCGCTGCTCGCGGTGCTCCGCTCCTCCCGCACGGGCGACGCGGCCGCCCGCCAGACCGCGGCCGACCTCGCGACCAACGCCATGGTCGAGCTGCGCGCCGCGAGCGACCGCGACCGCTCGCTGGGCGAGGAGCCCGTCGCGCGCGCCTTCGCGCGGCTCCGCGACGACCTGCGGCCGCTCGTCCGCTTCCGCGACCTCGACGTGCAGTTCGTCGAGCCGCCCGTGGACGGCCGCGCGCTCCCGGGCGAGGTCGCGCACGCGGGACGGGCCATCGTGCGCGGCGCCGTGCTCGCGCTCGTGGAGCAGCCGGACGTGACGCGCGTGCGGATCCAGTGGGACTGCGACGGCAGCAACCTCCTCGTCGGGATCCGCGACGACGGCGCGGGGGCCACCACCGCCGACCTCGACGCGCTCCGCCGCCTCACCGACCGCGTCGCCGCGCTCGACGGCGCGCTCGACGTGACGGCGACGCCCGGCTGGGGATCCGAGATCGCCGTGCGCCTGCCGCTCGACGCTCCCGCCGCCGGCCTCGACGCCGCGGGAGAGGCCGGGCTCAGCGCGCGCGAGCGGGAGGTGCTCGCGCTCGTGGCCGGCGGATCCCGCAACCGCGCCATCGCGACGACCCTCGGGATCAGCGAGAACACCGTGAAGTTCCACGTCGCGAACCTGCTGCGGAAGATGGGCGCCTCGACGCGCGCCGAGCTCGCGGGGCTCGTGCGGGGCTGA
- a CDS encoding sulfite exporter TauE/SafE family protein: MSALVLAAVFVGAVAQRVTGLGFALVVSPVLVILLGPFDGVLIVNLCGALSAAIILAGVRRDVEWRRYLFLAIPALVGIVPGALLAYLLPDEALEIGIGLLLIAALTTSLALRRTARPIDGPGVMAGFGFASGVMNAAAGIGGPSLSVYAVVSRWEQRAFAATLQPFFVTVGASSLLTKLLIAPERWPHLGTAAWVGIIVTMLAGIGAGTLLGPRIPTRAARAAVVVLAFGGAVSAIVKGISGLG, encoded by the coding sequence GTGTCCGCCCTCGTCCTCGCCGCCGTGTTCGTGGGCGCCGTGGCCCAGCGCGTCACCGGCCTCGGCTTCGCGCTCGTCGTCTCACCCGTGCTCGTGATCCTCCTCGGCCCCTTCGACGGCGTCCTCATCGTGAACCTCTGCGGCGCGCTGTCCGCGGCGATCATCCTGGCGGGTGTCCGACGCGACGTGGAGTGGCGACGCTACCTCTTCCTCGCGATCCCCGCGCTCGTGGGGATCGTGCCCGGCGCCCTCCTCGCCTACCTGCTGCCGGACGAGGCCCTCGAGATCGGGATCGGCCTGCTGCTCATCGCCGCCCTCACCACCTCGCTCGCGCTCCGGCGGACCGCGCGCCCGATCGACGGGCCGGGCGTCATGGCGGGCTTCGGCTTCGCGTCGGGCGTCATGAACGCGGCGGCCGGCATCGGCGGGCCGAGCCTCAGCGTCTACGCGGTCGTGAGCCGCTGGGAGCAGCGGGCGTTCGCGGCGACGCTGCAGCCGTTCTTCGTCACGGTCGGGGCCTCGTCCCTCCTCACGAAGCTCCTCATCGCGCCGGAGCGCTGGCCGCACCTGGGGACGGCGGCGTGGGTGGGCATCATCGTGACGATGCTCGCGGGGATCGGGGCGGGCACGCTCCTCGGCCCCCGGATCCCGACGCGCGCCGCCCGCGCGGCCGTCGTGGTGCTGGCGTTCGGCGGCGCGGTGTCGGCGATCGTCAAGGGGATCAGCGGGCTGGGCTGA
- a CDS encoding bifunctional metallophosphatase/5'-nucleotidase has translation MRSAPTRNPSGAARSGALALAAGLSATAVLGLGAAPASAAEGDVAIDVYSINDFHGRLETTSSTAGAAVISGAFQQAKAENPNSTLISAGDNIGASTFTSLSQQDEPTIDALNAMGVSVSTLGNHEFDQGRDDVDGRVVPASDFPYISANLYEKGTTEHAYAAYDVQDIDGVRVAFVGATTEALPELVSPAGIASLDVGSVVDASTATARALRDGDDANGEADVVVLVVHEGASTSDESSLTDDSVFGRIVTGVQQDVDAVISGHTHLGYDYELPVAGKALPLPVLQTGSYGTNLGHLSLTVDPATKALTSISSELVPLLTAEGKPAFPADPAVQRIVDDAVAKAEVIGSRTVGEITGDITRARQADGSENRGGESTIGNLVADAQLWATQADLGTEIAFMNPGGIRQDLNVASSGAGDAEGEVTYKEAAIVQPFANTLTRAKITGAGIKAVLEQQWQPEGSSRPFLKLGLSRDLTYTYDPTAARGERITGVFFRGEPVDPARVFTMVANSFLAEGGDNFTELANTTEQSDSGRIDLTAFVDYITEFSPVEPDSATRSIGIVDTTGAAPRAGQERSYELSSLLVSNAPVQDTEVVTLIDGEEVARTPIDAAVVDTTDEQGRASVRFTVPAGLTAGPHQLAFLLPSTGASVLYALDTSAGSVVPSGTGTVPAPSSEPTLAATGSESGPVLGTSLAALVLGLALVAFRRRMSAAARR, from the coding sequence ATGCGCTCAGCTCCCACCCGAAACCCGTCCGGAGCCGCCCGCTCCGGCGCCCTCGCCCTCGCGGCGGGACTCTCCGCCACCGCGGTCCTCGGCCTCGGCGCCGCGCCCGCGTCGGCCGCCGAGGGCGACGTCGCCATCGACGTGTACTCGATCAACGACTTCCACGGCCGCCTGGAGACCACGTCGTCCACCGCGGGTGCCGCGGTGATCTCCGGCGCCTTCCAGCAGGCGAAGGCCGAGAACCCGAACAGCACGCTCATCAGCGCGGGCGACAACATCGGCGCCTCGACCTTCACGTCGCTGTCCCAGCAGGACGAGCCCACCATCGACGCGCTGAACGCCATGGGCGTCTCCGTCTCCACGCTCGGCAACCACGAGTTCGACCAGGGCCGCGACGACGTCGACGGCCGCGTCGTCCCCGCATCCGACTTCCCGTACATCTCGGCGAACCTCTACGAGAAGGGCACGACGGAGCACGCGTACGCGGCGTACGACGTGCAGGACATCGACGGCGTGCGCGTCGCGTTCGTCGGCGCGACGACCGAGGCGCTGCCCGAGCTCGTGAGCCCGGCCGGGATCGCATCGCTCGACGTCGGCAGCGTCGTCGACGCCTCCACCGCGACCGCCCGCGCGCTCCGCGACGGCGACGACGCGAACGGCGAGGCCGACGTGGTCGTGCTCGTCGTGCACGAGGGCGCGTCCACCTCCGACGAGTCCTCCCTCACCGACGACTCGGTCTTCGGCCGCATCGTCACGGGCGTGCAGCAGGACGTCGACGCCGTGATCTCCGGCCACACCCACCTCGGCTACGACTACGAGCTGCCCGTCGCGGGCAAGGCCCTGCCGCTGCCCGTGCTGCAGACCGGCAGCTACGGCACGAACCTCGGGCACCTGTCGCTCACGGTGGATCCCGCCACCAAGGCGCTCACGTCCATCAGCTCCGAGCTCGTCCCGCTCCTCACGGCCGAGGGGAAGCCGGCGTTCCCGGCGGATCCCGCGGTGCAGCGGATCGTGGACGACGCGGTCGCGAAGGCCGAGGTCATCGGCAGCCGCACGGTCGGCGAGATCACGGGCGACATCACGCGCGCCCGCCAGGCGGACGGCTCCGAGAACCGCGGCGGCGAGTCCACGATCGGCAACCTCGTCGCCGACGCGCAGCTCTGGGCCACGCAGGCGGACCTCGGCACCGAGATCGCCTTCATGAACCCCGGCGGCATCCGCCAGGACCTGAACGTCGCGTCGTCGGGCGCCGGCGACGCGGAGGGCGAGGTGACCTACAAGGAGGCCGCCATCGTGCAGCCGTTCGCCAACACGCTCACGAGGGCGAAGATCACGGGCGCGGGTATCAAGGCCGTGCTCGAGCAGCAGTGGCAGCCCGAGGGATCCTCGCGGCCGTTCCTCAAGCTCGGCCTCTCGCGCGACCTCACCTACACGTACGACCCGACGGCCGCGCGCGGCGAGCGGATCACGGGCGTGTTCTTCCGAGGCGAGCCGGTGGATCCCGCGCGCGTCTTCACGATGGTCGCGAACAGCTTCCTCGCCGAGGGCGGCGACAACTTCACAGAGCTCGCGAACACGACCGAGCAGAGCGACTCCGGCCGCATCGACCTCACCGCCTTCGTCGACTACATCACCGAGTTCTCGCCCGTCGAGCCCGACTCGGCGACGCGCTCGATCGGCATCGTCGACACCACGGGCGCCGCTCCTCGCGCCGGGCAGGAGCGCTCCTACGAGCTCTCCTCGCTCCTCGTCTCGAACGCGCCCGTGCAGGACACCGAGGTGGTGACGCTCATCGACGGCGAGGAGGTGGCGCGCACGCCGATCGACGCCGCCGTGGTCGACACGACCGACGAGCAGGGGCGCGCGAGCGTCCGGTTCACGGTGCCGGCCGGCCTCACGGCGGGCCCGCACCAGCTCGCGTTCCTGCTGCCGAGCACGGGCGCCTCGGTGCTCTACGCGCTCGACACGTCGGCCGGATCCGTCGTCCCGTCCGGCACGGGCACGGTGCCCGCGCCGAGCTCGGAGCCCACGCTCGCGGCGACCGGATCCGAGTCCGGACCCGTGCTCGGGACCTCGCTCGCGGCGCTGGTCCTCGGCCTCGCGCTCGTCGCGTTCCGCCGCCGGATGTCGGCGGCCGCGCGCCGCTAG
- a CDS encoding siderophore-interacting protein, with product MLTSTATLAAGTAPVEDTVEEQPAVERPAYRPFAARVARTERVSPTFLRITFQSDDLRDFGDECLDQRIKLLLPVAEHGLPDLTGVGGDDWFAWWRALPDAERNPLRTYTSRAVRRELGEVDVDFALHGDMGPASRWAGAAQPGDEMVIIGPDALSPARGLGIEWHPGAARSLLLAGDETAAPAICNILSSLPDDAVGCAFIEVPVTGDRLDVRVPKGVNLTWLPRDGRPNGSRLEEAVRRWVDCHVKVGAIATPEVALADEVQPLAEDDAEGIVWDAPVVHEGSTLYAWLAGESGCIKAMRRFLVRDTGIDRRQVAFMGYWRRGAAEGS from the coding sequence GTGCTTACCTCCACCGCGACCCTCGCCGCCGGCACCGCTCCCGTCGAGGACACGGTCGAGGAGCAACCCGCGGTCGAGCGCCCCGCCTACCGGCCGTTCGCGGCCCGGGTCGCGCGCACCGAGCGCGTCAGCCCGACGTTCCTGCGGATCACGTTCCAGAGCGACGACCTCCGCGACTTCGGCGACGAGTGCCTCGACCAGCGCATCAAGCTGCTGCTGCCCGTCGCCGAGCACGGCCTGCCCGACCTCACCGGCGTCGGGGGCGACGACTGGTTCGCCTGGTGGCGCGCGCTGCCCGACGCCGAGCGCAACCCGCTCCGCACCTACACGTCCCGCGCGGTCCGCCGCGAGCTCGGCGAGGTCGACGTCGACTTCGCGCTGCACGGCGACATGGGCCCCGCCTCCCGCTGGGCCGGAGCCGCGCAGCCCGGCGACGAGATGGTCATCATCGGCCCCGACGCCCTCAGCCCCGCCCGCGGCCTCGGCATCGAGTGGCACCCGGGCGCCGCCCGCTCCCTGCTCCTCGCGGGTGACGAGACGGCCGCGCCCGCCATCTGCAACATCCTCTCCTCCCTGCCCGACGACGCCGTGGGCTGCGCCTTCATCGAGGTCCCCGTCACGGGCGACCGCCTCGACGTGCGCGTGCCGAAGGGCGTGAACCTCACCTGGCTGCCGCGCGACGGCCGCCCGAACGGATCCCGCCTCGAGGAGGCCGTGCGCCGCTGGGTCGACTGCCACGTGAAGGTCGGCGCCATCGCCACCCCCGAGGTCGCGCTCGCCGACGAGGTCCAGCCGCTCGCCGAGGACGACGCCGAGGGCATCGTCTGGGACGCGCCGGTCGTCCACGAGGGCTCCACGCTCTACGCCTGGCTCGCGGGCGAGTCCGGCTGCATCAAGGCCATGCGCCGCTTCCTCGTGCGCGACACCGGGATCGACCGCCGCCAGGTCGCCTTCATGGGCTACTGGCGTCGCGGCGCGGCCGAGGGATCCTGA
- a CDS encoding SDR family NAD(P)-dependent oxidoreductase has protein sequence MTGPLDGRTVVITGASSGIGRIAARELHARGADVVVVGRDPERTRGIAAELGARHAIADMDRLDEVRGLAATLLETCPRIHVLALNAGSLVPRRAMTVDGHETTFQRNVLAPFLLTRLLLPRLEETQDALDADASPVRVIGTASRANLWGRVRLDDLDWRKRPWLGGWQAYGTSKAMMILMMRTLAERVGPRGIEACSFHPGLVRTSFGSDSTVMKALLALSMGAYGISAEAGAVPLVQLASVPDLGAPDGTYFDQLTPDGKTTAQAADPQLGRDLWAALELAAGTDEPVRR, from the coding sequence GTGACGGGCCCGCTCGACGGCCGCACGGTCGTCATCACGGGCGCGAGCTCCGGCATCGGCCGCATCGCCGCCCGGGAGCTGCACGCGCGCGGCGCCGACGTCGTCGTGGTCGGGCGGGATCCCGAGCGCACGCGCGGCATCGCGGCCGAGCTGGGCGCGCGGCACGCCATCGCCGACATGGACCGGCTCGACGAGGTGCGCGGGCTGGCGGCGACGCTCCTCGAGACGTGCCCGCGGATCCACGTGCTGGCCCTCAACGCCGGCAGCCTCGTGCCCCGGCGCGCGATGACGGTCGACGGCCACGAGACCACCTTCCAGCGCAACGTCCTCGCGCCGTTCCTCCTCACGCGCCTGCTCCTCCCGCGCCTCGAGGAGACGCAGGACGCGCTCGACGCCGACGCGAGCCCGGTGCGCGTCATCGGCACCGCGAGCCGCGCCAACCTCTGGGGCCGCGTGCGCCTCGACGACCTCGACTGGCGGAAGCGCCCCTGGCTCGGCGGCTGGCAGGCGTACGGCACGTCGAAGGCGATGATGATCCTGATGATGCGCACGCTCGCCGAGCGCGTCGGCCCGCGCGGCATCGAGGCGTGCTCGTTCCACCCGGGGCTCGTGCGGACGTCGTTCGGATCCGACAGCACCGTGATGAAGGCGCTGCTCGCGCTCTCCATGGGCGCCTACGGCATCTCCGCGGAGGCGGGCGCCGTGCCGCTCGTGCAGCTCGCGTCGGTGCCCGACCTGGGCGCGCCGGACGGCACGTACTTCGACCAGCTCACGCCCGACGGGAAGACGACCGCGCAGGCGGCGGACCCGCAGCTCGGACGGGATCTGTGGGCGGCGCTGGAGCTCGCGGCCGGCACCGACGAGCCCGTGCGGCGCTGA
- a CDS encoding dihydrolipoyl dehydrogenase family protein, with amino-acid sequence MTSYDLIVIGAGPVGENVADRAKQGGLSVLVVESELVGGECSYWACMPSKALLRSGSALRAARAVAGSKEAVTGDLDVAAVLKRRDSFTSSWDDQGQVSWLEGIGIDLARGHGRISGPRRVTVTAPDGSVTEHEAAHAVVVSTGTAALLPDIPGLAEAEPWTSREATSVEVVPTSLVVIGGGVVAAEMATAFASLGSAVTIVARSGLLTGQEPFAGELVGDSLTGMGVDVRLGASPSRVTRDGDEVTVELSDGSSVTAAELLVATGRTPRTEDLGLDTVGLEAGAYLDVDDTMLVTGEVNAETPWLYAVGDVNHRALLTHQGKYQARAAGEVIAARATGGTVDDSPWGVHVATADHRAVPQVTFTDPEVASVGLTAKAAEDAGIRTRVVDYDLGSVAGSSLHADGYAGQARMVVDEDRGVIVGVTFVGPDVAELLHSATIAVVGEVPLTRLWHAVPSYPTISEVWLRLLETYGRPTA; translated from the coding sequence CCGGCCCCGTCGGCGAGAACGTCGCCGACCGCGCGAAGCAGGGCGGGCTCTCCGTGCTCGTCGTCGAGTCCGAGCTCGTGGGGGGCGAGTGCTCCTACTGGGCCTGCATGCCCAGCAAGGCGCTCCTCCGCTCCGGCAGCGCCCTCCGCGCGGCGCGCGCCGTCGCCGGCTCGAAGGAGGCGGTCACGGGCGACCTCGACGTCGCGGCGGTGCTGAAGCGCCGCGACTCCTTCACCAGCTCCTGGGACGACCAAGGCCAGGTGAGCTGGCTCGAGGGCATCGGCATCGACCTCGCGCGCGGCCATGGGCGCATCTCCGGGCCGCGCCGCGTCACGGTCACCGCGCCCGACGGATCCGTCACCGAGCACGAGGCGGCCCACGCCGTCGTCGTCTCCACCGGCACCGCCGCCCTCCTCCCCGACATCCCCGGCCTCGCCGAGGCCGAGCCCTGGACCAGCCGCGAGGCCACCAGCGTGGAGGTCGTGCCGACCTCCCTCGTCGTCATCGGCGGCGGCGTCGTCGCCGCCGAGATGGCCACCGCCTTCGCGTCGCTCGGCAGCGCCGTCACGATCGTCGCGCGCAGCGGCCTGCTCACCGGGCAGGAGCCCTTCGCGGGCGAGCTCGTCGGCGACAGCCTGACGGGCATGGGCGTCGACGTGCGGCTCGGCGCCTCGCCCTCCCGCGTGACGCGCGACGGCGACGAGGTCACCGTCGAGCTGTCCGACGGATCCTCCGTCACGGCCGCCGAGCTGCTCGTCGCCACCGGCCGCACCCCGCGCACCGAGGACCTGGGCCTCGACACCGTGGGCCTCGAGGCTGGCGCCTACCTCGACGTGGACGACACCATGCTCGTCACGGGCGAGGTCAACGCGGAGACGCCGTGGCTGTACGCCGTCGGCGACGTCAACCACCGCGCGCTCCTCACCCACCAGGGCAAGTACCAGGCGCGCGCCGCGGGCGAGGTCATCGCCGCGCGCGCGACCGGCGGCACCGTCGACGACTCCCCGTGGGGCGTGCACGTCGCGACCGCCGACCACCGCGCCGTCCCGCAGGTCACCTTCACCGACCCCGAGGTCGCGAGCGTCGGCCTCACCGCGAAGGCGGCCGAGGACGCCGGGATCCGCACGCGCGTCGTCGACTACGACCTCGGATCCGTCGCGGGCTCGAGCCTGCACGCCGACGGCTACGCGGGGCAGGCGCGCATGGTCGTCGACGAGGACCGCGGCGTGATCGTCGGCGTCACCTTCGTCGGCCCCGACGTCGCCGAGCTGCTGCACTCCGCGACCATCGCGGTCGTCGGCGAGGTGCCGCTCACGCGCCTGTGGCACGCGGTGCCGTCGTACCCCACGATCAGCGAGGTGTGGCTGCGCCTGCTCGAGACGTACGGCCGGCCGACCGCGTGA
- a CDS encoding amidase has product MFELHHLTAQDQWDQLQRGEVTPTELVTHYLERIERLDPGLGAFTTVTADRALERARHVEREVPRTAPLWGLPFGDKDLSERAGVRTTFGSRLFRDHVSDRTDPIPQALDDAGGISLGKTSAPEFGLPSYTESLVGPPARTPWDTTRGAGGSSGGAAVAVAAGLLPFAPGSDGGGSVRIPAAATGLVGLKPSRGLVPAGSGQESLAGLVVPGPLARSVADAAMLLDAMIGRVNGRIPHPFTLRAPEDPDGDLLGAAVRGEGRFQIGVMTTTPWDDAYEIVRDPSADDALALAVRELATMGHGLEDLALRPDPTYAPAFRTIWQAGAAGIPAEGDQLDLLEPLTRWLVERGRTLTARDLARALAQLAAYERSVIAQFAHVDAVLTPALAQEPRPIGWYDAEDGERNFAQQVRYTPYTSFANVTGLPAITLPVHLTDDGLPMGVQLIGKPGGEATLLAIGRQLERRLRWQRRHPPQW; this is encoded by the coding sequence GTGTTCGAACTCCACCACCTCACCGCTCAGGACCAGTGGGACCAGCTCCAGCGCGGCGAGGTCACCCCGACCGAGCTCGTGACCCACTACCTCGAGCGCATCGAGCGGCTGGACCCGGGCCTCGGCGCGTTCACGACCGTCACCGCCGACCGTGCCCTGGAGCGCGCCCGGCACGTCGAGCGCGAGGTGCCGCGCACCGCGCCGCTCTGGGGCCTGCCGTTCGGCGACAAGGACCTCTCCGAGCGCGCCGGCGTCCGCACCACCTTCGGCTCCCGCCTCTTCCGCGACCACGTGTCCGACCGCACCGACCCGATCCCGCAGGCGCTCGACGACGCGGGCGGCATCAGCCTGGGCAAGACGAGCGCGCCCGAGTTCGGCCTGCCGTCGTACACGGAGAGCCTCGTCGGCCCGCCCGCGCGCACGCCCTGGGACACCACGCGCGGTGCCGGTGGATCCAGCGGGGGAGCGGCCGTCGCGGTCGCGGCGGGCCTCCTGCCGTTCGCGCCGGGATCCGACGGCGGCGGCTCGGTGCGCATCCCCGCGGCGGCCACCGGCCTCGTCGGCCTCAAGCCGTCGCGCGGCCTCGTGCCCGCGGGATCCGGCCAGGAGTCGCTCGCGGGCCTCGTGGTCCCCGGCCCGCTCGCGCGCAGCGTCGCGGACGCGGCCATGCTGCTCGACGCGATGATCGGCCGGGTCAACGGCCGCATCCCGCACCCCTTCACCCTGCGCGCGCCCGAGGACCCGGACGGCGACCTGCTGGGCGCGGCCGTCCGCGGCGAGGGCCGCTTCCAGATCGGCGTGATGACCACCACGCCGTGGGACGACGCCTACGAGATCGTGCGCGACCCCTCCGCCGACGACGCCCTCGCGCTCGCCGTGCGCGAGCTCGCGACCATGGGCCACGGCCTGGAGGACCTCGCGCTGCGGCCGGATCCCACCTACGCGCCCGCGTTCCGCACCATCTGGCAGGCCGGTGCCGCGGGGATCCCGGCCGAGGGCGACCAGCTCGACCTCCTCGAGCCGCTCACGCGCTGGCTCGTGGAGCGCGGCCGGACCCTCACGGCGCGCGACCTCGCCCGCGCGCTCGCGCAGCTCGCCGCCTACGAGCGCAGCGTGATCGCGCAGTTCGCCCACGTGGACGCCGTGCTCACCCCCGCGCTCGCGCAGGAGCCGCGGCCGATCGGCTGGTACGACGCCGAGGACGGCGAGCGGAACTTCGCGCAGCAGGTGCGGTACACGCCGTACACGTCGTTCGCCAACGTGACGGGCCTGCCCGCGATCACGCTGCCCGTGCACCTCACGGACGACGGCCTGCCCATGGGCGTGCAGCTCATCGGCAAGCCGGGCGGGGAGGCGACGCTGCTCGCGATCGGCCGGCAGCTCGAGCGGCGCCTGCGCTGGCAGCGGCGGCACCCGCCGCAGTGGTGA
- a CDS encoding Fe-S oxidoreductase, whose protein sequence is MIRAGIGAAAGAVRGVLLDSPVSRAGSGVATAVGLAIGLPLSTGEVRRHGDLIVLTGLPSWVFGRGGTCVGRVYLTRDNAGPDVLEHEAVHVAQWRRYGLLMPLLYGWAGRDPLRNRFEIEAGLEKGGYR, encoded by the coding sequence GTGATCCGGGCCGGCATCGGCGCCGCGGCGGGTGCCGTCCGCGGCGTCCTGCTCGACTCCCCCGTCTCGCGCGCCGGCAGCGGCGTCGCGACCGCGGTGGGCCTCGCGATCGGCTTGCCGCTCAGCACGGGCGAGGTCCGCCGCCACGGCGACCTCATCGTGCTCACGGGACTTCCCTCCTGGGTGTTCGGGCGCGGCGGCACGTGCGTCGGCCGCGTCTACCTCACGCGCGACAACGCCGGACCCGACGTGCTGGAGCACGAGGCCGTGCACGTCGCGCAGTGGCGCCGGTACGGCCTGCTGATGCCGCTGCTCTACGGGTGGGCGGGACGGGATCCGCTGCGGAACCGGTTCGAGATCGAGGCCGGCCTCGAGAAGGGCGGCTACCGGTGA